Proteins encoded by one window of Seriola aureovittata isolate HTS-2021-v1 ecotype China chromosome 4, ASM2101889v1, whole genome shotgun sequence:
- the gramd1bb gene encoding protein Aster-B isoform X13 — protein MVEKGSDHSSDKSPSTPEQVVQRTYSLQSARSGGKNSKYDRLNLIKKSQSWYNHERQHILRVLSPTYKQRNEDFRKLFKQLPDTERLIVDYSCALQRDILLQGRLYLSENWICFYSNIFRWETLLTVRLKDICSMTKEKTARLIPNAIQVCTDTEKHFFTSFGARDRTYMMMFRLWQNALLDKPLCPKELWHFVHQCYGNELGLTSDDEDYVPPDDDFNTMGFSEEIPNEENEINNDNLSKSSTEAKPEGSPPPLHKKVVPNSTIPSPGNHDTPITFDLPEEYADCLPDGELLAVPLVAEEKNNDTSGPGGPVPSPSLDFNDNEDIPTELSDSSETHDEGEVQAFHEDLNGRQYINEVYKFSVDKLYDILFTESQFMSDFMEQRRFSDVVYHPWKKEEAGNQTREILYTISLSNPLAPKTATVTETQTLYKASQESECYIIDAEVITHDVPYHDYFYTLNRYMLTRVAKNKCRLRVSTELRYRKQPWGLVKGFIEKNFWSGLEENFRHLELELSKLEEILTETHQLSPKAKAVKNSTVRRKKRPLPHMRSQHLDEALSPVTTPTDEEVIQRIKQVAGSTQTRHQSPEHHHMPGSLALYSVSKLLLIISFVLVLLVFLNMMLFYKLWMLEYSAQSLTTWQGLRLHESKLPQTQMEWAQLLEAQQRYHDTELQKWREIIKSSVVLLDQMKDSLLNLQRGIGLSEYSSEAEEKRSRYH, from the exons aAAAGCCAAAGCTGGTACAAC CATGAAAGACAACACATCCTGAGA GTGCTGAGCCCCACATACAAGCAGCGTAATGAGGACTTTAGGAAACTCTTCAAGCAGCTCCCTGACACAGAGAGACTCATTGTGG ACTACTCCTGTGCTCTTCAACGGGACATCCTCCTGCAGGGACGACTCTACCTCTCTGAGAACTGGATTTGTTTCTATAGCAACATCTTCCGCTGGGAAACACTG ctgACAGTGCGGCTAAAGGACATCTGCTCAATGACGAAAGAGAAGACTGCCCGCCTCATTCCCAATGCCATCCAGGTCTGCACAGACACTGAGAAG cacTTTTTCACCTCGTTTGGAGCCAGGGACAGGACGTACATGATGATGTTCAGACTGTGGCAGAATGCACTGCTGGACAAG CCTCTGTGCCCCAAAGAATTGTGGCACTTTGTTCACCAGTGCTATGGCAACGAGCTCGGCCTAACCAGTGATGATGAGGACTATGTTCCCCCTGATGATGACTTCAACACCATGGG GTTCAGTGAAGAGATTCCCAATGAAGAGAATGAGATCAACAATGACAACTTGTCTAAGAGCAGCACTGAGGCCAAGCCTGAAGGGAGCCCTCCTCCGCTACATAAGAAGGTTGTCCCTAACAGCACCATCCCCAGCCCAGGCAACCATGACACACCCATCACA TTTGACCTCCCAGAGGAATACGCAGACTGTCTACCAGACGGCGAGCTGCTGGCTGTGCCACTGGTGGCAGAAGAGAAGAACAATGATACCAGTGGGCCTGGTGGTCCTGTGCCCTCACCCTCACTTGACTTCAACGACAATGAGGACATCCCCACTGAGCTCAGTGACTCATCGGAAACACACGACGAGG GTGAAGTACAGGCTTTCCATGAGGATCTGAACGGCAGGCAGTACATCAACGAGGTCTACAAGTTCAGTGTGGACAAGCTCTACGACATCCTCTTCACTGAGTCGCAGTTCATGAGTGACTTCATGGAGCAGAGGCGATTTTCAG ATGTGGTCTACCACCCATGGAAGAAAGAGGAGGCTGGGAATCAGACCAGAGAGATCTTGTACACCATCTCCCTCTCAAACCCACTGGCCCCTAAAACAGCCACAGTCACTGAGACACAG ACTCTGTACAAAGCCAGTCAGGAGAGTGAGTGTTACATCATTGACGCTGAGGTCATTACACATGATGTGCCCTACCACGATTACTTCTACACTCTCAACCGCTACATGCTCACCAGGGTGGCCAAGAACAAGTGTCGGTTACG GGTATCGACAGAGCTACGCTACAGAAAGCAGCCATGGGGGTTGGTGAAAGGCTTCATAGAGAAAAACTTCTGGAGTGGGCTGGAGGAAAATTTCCGGCATCTTG AGTTGGAGCTGTCCAAGCTGGAGGAGATACTGACTGAGACCCACCAGCTGTCTCCGAAGGCCAAGGCGGTGAAGAACTCCACGGTGAGGCGGAAGAAGAGGCCGCTCCCCCACATGCGCAGCCAGCATCTGGACGAGGCACTCAGCCCTGTTACCACGCCGACGGACGAAGAAGTGATTCAGAGGATCAAACAAGTGGCAGGATCCACACAGACCCGACACCAGAGTCCAGAACACCATCACATGCCTGGAAGCCTCGCTCTTTACAGTGTCTCCAAACTGCTGCTCATCATCAGCTTTGT CCTGGTCCTGCTGGTGTTCCTCAACATGATGCTCTTCTATAAACTGTGGATGCTGGAGTACTCTGCACAGTCCTTAACGACCTGGCAAGGTCTACGGCTTCATGAAAG tAAACTGCCTCAGACACAGATGGAGTGGGCCCAGCTCCTGGAGGCGCAGCAGCGTTACCATGACACGGAGCTGCAGAAGTGGAGGGAGATAATCAAGTCGTCAGTGGTGCTGTTAGACCAG ATGAAAGACTCTTTATTGAACCTCCAGCGGGGCATTGGTTTAAGTGAATACAGCTCTGAGGCGGAGGAGAAGAGAAGTCGCTATCACTGA